A single genomic interval of Cucumis sativus cultivar 9930 chromosome 5, Cucumber_9930_V3, whole genome shotgun sequence harbors:
- the LOC116403722 gene encoding uncharacterized protein LOC116403722, with the protein MSHIPMLVRYGGMWDERRRKYEGGMLKGIVVSKEITHKDLQAELYDLAEVDPSKFDVMIRCIYEIKVEHEAPTFELSNDRDLKFYLLSENPLKVPLYVSFEPKSNQSKKVLSKDYNSVSGSNQAHNLNPHPPIVMDTLNENEVHVREVEVGLCDNVIGTTSAIWESYESYDSKDETFTWEPVEMNSESFDIPQHRDGPTKDCKGKSKVRYSSSSQKLKTDMNDWSEESSTSEEFDVGQIFFSKKDLSMRLSVLAMKKIFSL; encoded by the coding sequence ATGTCACATATTCCCATGTTAGTGCGTTACGGTGGTATGTGGGATGAGAGGCGAAGAAAATACGAAGGAGGCATGTTAAAAGGCATCGTTGTCAGTaaagaaataacacataaagATTTACAGGCAGAATTATATGACCTTGCAGAAGTTGACCCTTCAAAGTTCGACGTAATGATAAGATGCATATATGAGATAAAAGTGGAACACGAAGCTCCTACATTTGAGTTAAGCAATGAccgtgatttgaagttttatcttcttagtGAAAATCCATTAAAGGTCCCTTTATACGTCTCATTTGAGCCTAAAAGtaatcaaagcaaaaaagtgTTAAGCAAAGATTACAATTCAGTATCTGGCAGCAACCAAGCTCATAACTTAAACCCTCATCCTCCAATTGTAATGGATACattaaatgagaatgaagTCCATGTtcgtgaagttgaagttggctTGTGTGATAACGTGATAGGGACCACTTCGGCTATATGGGAATCATATGAGTCATATGATTCGAAAGATGAGACTTTTACATGGGAGCCAGTAGAGATGAATAGTGAATCATTTGACATCCCACAACATAGAGATGGTCCTACAAAAGattgcaaaggaaaatctaaagTTCGTTACAGCTCTTCTAGCCAAAAGTTGAAGACAGACATGAATGATTGGTCCGAAGAAAGCTCTACAAGTGAGGAGTTTGATGtaggacaaatatttttttccaaaaaagattTGTCAATGAGATTAAGTGTCTTggcaatgaaaaaaattttCAGTTTGTAG
- the LOC116403688 gene encoding uncharacterized protein LOC116403688: protein MASTSTNGPMYKIDPAHHFQSIVSSLAHLENSTRTIKAKLKPDQLTLFRNTKFGHFLDLNIIFNGPLIHYLLLREVEDERVDHISFKIGEVVCSFGRREFNMMTGLWSSQPEPIDLVGNSRLLEKFFEQKKCIYISDLEDTFVEYEGDDDDDDIVKLALVYFIEMSLLGKDRRTKVDRTLFRIADDWTTFNNYDWGGLVFGRTLSALKRALDMQHAKGKNKSTKTKYTVMGFPQALQVWAYESIPTITECGVHKVSNDAIPRMLRWVCELSPKSHVLQRQVFDSPMFLINVVIEMMPEEEEHLRMSSGELVEKTHPYNTVSEKNGDSKRPGEASNDDNDCKKSKKKKKWKSKMKEVVRKLKYRVAVLENERESLKSMLSTILKHLEVQKKGEEGDCTGVEGHDAQTEDVDTPGTPSWLRMPKEDDTSDGVKHVERQKQGVEANRTEDDTMDELDKKVHIHSEEPRLGTSPIAPFNFSKNHCIEASVSLSTTPKARG, encoded by the exons ATGGCTTCGACATCAACTAACGGTCCCATGTACAAGATTGACCCTGCTCATCATTTTCAGTCTATAGTAAGTAGTTTAGCACATTTAGAAAACAGTACACGTACAATAAAGGCTAAATTGAAACCGGATCAATTAAccttatttagaaatacaaagttCGGCCACTTTTTGGATCTGAATATAATCTTTAATGGGCCGCTCATCCACTACTTATTGTTAAGAGAGGTGGAAGATGAAAGGGTTGATCACATAAGTTTCAAGATAGGAGAAGTCGTGTGCAGTTTTGGAAGGAGAGAATTTAATATGATGACGGGTCTATGGAGTTCTCAACCAGAGCCTATTGATTTGGTTGGGAATAGTAGGTTGTTGGAGAAGTTCTTCgaacaaaaaaagtgtatttatATAAGTGACTTAGAGGACACATTTGTGGAATACGAGGGGGATGACGATGACGATGACATAGTTAAATTAGCTCTAGTTTACTTTATAGAGATGTCATTGTTAGGAAAAGATAGGCGGACGAAAGTGGACCGAACTTTATTTAGGATTGCAGATGATTGGACCACATTTAACAATTACGATTGGGGAGGGTTGGTTTTTGGACGTACACTTTCTGCCTTAAAACGAGCCTTGGACATGCAACATGCCAAGGGAAAGAATAAATCAACTAAGACAAAATATACTGTCATGGGATTTCCGCAGGCGTTACAG GTTTGGGCATATGAGTCTATACCAACCATCACTGAATGTGGTGTACATAAAGTAAGCAACGATGCAATACCACGAATGCTGAGGTGGGTGTGCGAACTATCGCCGAAGTCTCATGTCCTACAGAGGCAGGTGTTTGACTCACCAATG TTCTTAATTAACGTGGTAATTGAGATGATGCCTGAAGAGGAGGAGCATCTAAGAATGTCTTCAGGGGAACTTGTTGAGAAAACTCATCCATATAACACCGTTTCTGAGAAGAATGGTGATTCAAAACGACCAGGAGAAGCTAGTAATGATGACAATGACTGCaaaaagagtaagaaaaagaagaagtggaAGTCTAAGATGAAAGAAGTTGTTCGAAAACTCAAATATCGAGTAGCGGTTCTCGAGAATGAACGTGAAAGCCTAAAATCAATGCTGTCGACTATATTGAAACACCTTGAAGTTCAAAAAAAG GGTGAAGAAGGAGACTGCACGGGAGTTGAAGGTCATGATGCCCAGACCGAAGATGTTGACACACCCGGTACACCTTCTTGGTTGAGGATGCCCAAGGAGGATGACACAAGTGATGGGGTGAAACATGTTGAACGTCAAAAGCAG GGTGTCGAAGCAAACCGCACGGAGGATGACACAATGGATGAGTTGGATAAGAAGGTTCATATTCATTCGGAGGAGCCTAGATTAGGCACCTCTCCTATTGCacctttcaatttctctaaGAACCACTGTATTGAAGCATCTGTTTCTCTGTCCACCACTCCAAAGGCAAGaggataa
- the LOC116403915 gene encoding uncharacterized protein LOC116403915: MANLLANGIVEGQSTSRPPYFDGSNYAYWKARMKIYLQSIDYNLWLIVAKGPYVPMKNVDNVDTPKLEEEYDENEMKKCSFNAKAINCLYCALSKDEFNRISMCSSAQEIWNTLEITHEGTNQVKESKISMFVHNYELFKMDANETITDMFTRFTNIINALKGLGKVYTTSENVRKILRSLPKTWEAKVTAIQEAKDLTKLPLEELIGSLMTHEIIMKEHLEDESKKKKSIALKTISLEVDPEDEDGLDEDDIAYFSRKYKNFIKRKKYFKKHLSTQKESKGEKSKKDEVICYECKRSGHIRTDCPLLKSSKKSKKKAMKATWDDSSESESEVEEMANLGLMAHSDKDDEHDDKVTLEPLSIDELFENFESMQNDLEKLSSKYVVLKKKYNVLISENKSLLDTIACFKENENFEQIEELNVSSDKHVCIEKDALLDKVRFLEHDSCEKDNLIKVLKENELSVLQELDKAKETIKKLTIGAQRLDKIIEVGKSYGDKRGLGYIDESSTPSSSKTTFVKASPIVPKFNMSNHVSNHVKSSFVPICHNCGVEGHIRPKCFKLKYAQNTYSRRNFSQRAKFYIAPRKNFSNKSRVHKFVMKNKSLHNVVCFSCGKYGHKAYSCYLSRSSACNVYEKMKWIPKYVNANILGPKQVWVPKDQT, from the coding sequence ATGGCAAACCTATTGGCAAATGGGATTGTTGAAGGTCAATCTACTTCTAGACCtccttattttgatggttcaaattatgcatattggaaagctagaatgaaaatttatttgcaatctATTGACTATAATTTGTGGTTAATTGTTGCTAAAGGTCCTTATGTAcccatgaaaaatgttgataatgttgatacgcctaaattagaagaagagtatgatgaaaatgaaatgaaaaagtgttcATTTAATGCTAAGGCtattaattgtttgtattgtgccttgagtaaagatgaatttaatagaatatccATGTGTTCTTCCGctcaagaaatttggaatactcttgaaattactcatgaaggaacaaatcaagttaaagagtctaaaattagcatgtttgttcataattatgaattgtttaagATGGATGCTAATGAGACTATCACCGATATGTTTACTAGATTTACTAACATCATAAATGCTTTGAAGGGTCTTGGTAAAGTTTATACAACTTccgaaaatgttagaaaaattctaaGGTCTCTACCTAAGACTTGGGAAGCTAAGGTAACGGCGATTCAAGAAGCAAAGGATCTCACCAAACTTCCACTAGAGGAGCTTATTGGCTCACTCATGACTCATGAGATCATCATGAAGGAGCACTTGGAGGATgagtccaaaaagaagaagagcattGCATTAAAGACTATCTCCTTGGAAGTTGATCCCGAAGATGAGGATGGCCTTGATGAAGATGACATTGCTTATTTCTCACGtaagtacaaaaatttcataaaaagaaagaaatatttcaagaaacacctatcaacccaaaaagagtcaaaaggtgagaaaagcaaaaaggatGAGGTGATTTGTTATGAATGCAAAAGATCGGGTCATATAAGAACGGATTGTCCTCTCCTCAAATCATCTaagaaatccaagaagaaggcaatgaaggctacatgggatgatagtagtgaaagtgaaagtgaagttgaagaaatggcaAATCTTGGTCTCATGGCTCATAGTGACAAAGATGATGAACATGATGATAAGGTAACTCTAGAACCTCTttctattgatgaattatttgaaaattttgaaagcatgcAAAATGACCTAGAAAAACTTAGTTCTAAGTATGTTGTGCttaagaagaaatacaatgttttaattagtgaaaataagtCTTTACTTGATACAATTGCTTGctttaaagagaatgaaaattttgagcaaattgaagaattgaatgtcTCTAGTGATAAGCATGTTTGTATTGAGAAAGATGCTTTGCTTGATAAAGTTAGATTTCTTGAGCATGATAGTTGTGAAAAAGATAACTTGATTAAAgtgcttaaagaaaatgaactaagTGTTTTACAAGAACTTGATAAAGCtaaagaaactattaaaaagttgacaatAGGTGCTCAAAGAttggacaaaattattgaagtaggAAAATCTTATGGTGATAAGAGAGGTTTAGGCTATATTGATGAATCATCTACTCCTTCAAGTTCTAAAACTACATTCGTTAAAGCATCACCTATTGTGCCTAAGTTTAACATGTCTAATCATGTGTCTAATCATGTTAAATCTAGTTTTGTACCCATATGTCATAATTGTGGTGTTGAAGGTCACATTAGACCTAAATGCTTTAAATTGAAGTATGCTCAAAATACTtattcaagaagaaatttttcgcAAAGAGCAAAGTTTTACATTGCTCCAAGGAAGAATTTCTCCAATAAAAGTAGAgtacataaatttgttatgaaaaataaatctttgcataatgttgtttgtttttcttgtggcaAGTATGGACATAAAGCTTATTCTTGTTACCTATCTAGATCTAGTGCTTGTAATgtctatgaaaaaatgaaatggatccCTAAATATGTAAATGCTAACATTCTAGGACCCAAACAAGTATGGGTACCAAAGgatcaaacttga